One window from the genome of Salvia splendens isolate huo1 chromosome 9, SspV2, whole genome shotgun sequence encodes:
- the LOC121746914 gene encoding transcription factor MYB33-like isoform X1, producing MHTLLYIAPASSYYSTFSSISTSPIPKFSPCLSFLGSILPQSSLLDVLEQMGNSSTAESEDGVLSADSPLSNDGDNFGGSSSGGIVLKKGPWTAAEDAILVEYVKKHGEGNWNAVQKHTGLARCGKSCRLRWANHLRPNLKKGAFTSEEERIIIELHAKMGNKWARMAAHLPGRTDNEIKNYWNTRIKRRQRAGLSLYPPDLCLQSLPENQQQLSSPRIYDGDKACDILQSNGYWAPNIMFDSLNNFRYAPAIPGIPGSVSMGNGFASPHSYGFNPQTIGVSGQAREPDEPMSDYGSGGVNEAPMFSRTQTDSCVNKSFQSFGLCYPYDTDHTKKLFSSDVNPDTPFMSDVTYSASEHFANAQKSELPSLQYQETGLGVWDPAPESFDSLVQSPLPGPLPSHCPSPGSSGLLEDLIYEAMALGRSENQSSALATPSNVSHGEVTDGSALRTCSTEFKGCIDRNSPSGNSMGSLFNRYTPTTGKSLEDDVTMHHVKSEVFDPSWILDGESKVDYLRPDAMLGSCWVEQSGPASKQRGSMAALLGDTSASASTRGFTSCSWNNLPPVCQISDIP from the exons ATGCATACACTTCTATATATAGCTCCTGCTTCCTCTTACTATTCCACTTTTTCCTCCATTTCTACTTCTCCCATTCCCAAATTTTCCCCTTGTCTTTCCTTTCTCGGCTCAATCCTCCCGCAATCAA GTTTGTTAGATGTGCTTGAGCAAATGGGCAACAGCAGTACTGCTGAGAGTGAAGATGGCGTGCTCTCTGCTGATTCACCTCTGAGTAACGATGGCGATAATTTTGGTGGAAGCTCTAGTGGGGGCATTGTTCTGAAGAAAGGGCCGTGGACAGCAGCTGAGGATGCGATTTTAGTCGAGTACGTGAAGAAGCATGGAGAAGGAAATTGGAATGCAGTTCAGAAGCATACCGGGCTTGCACGTTGTGGTAAAAGCTGCCGGTTGAGGTGGGCTAATCACTTGAGACCTAACCTGAAAAAAGGAGCATTTACATCAGAAGAAGAGCGGATTATAATCGAGCTTCATGCCAAAATGGGGAACAAATGGGCGCGAATGGCAGCACAC TTGCCAGGGAGGACAGACAATGAGATAAAGAACTATTGGAATACTCGAATAAAAAGGCGTCAACGTGCCGGTTTATCCCTTTATCCTCCTGATTTATGCCTACAATCGCTTCCAGAGAATCAGCAACAACTTAGTTCGCCCAGGATATATGATGGAGATAAAGCATGTGATATTTTGCAAAGTAATGGTTACTGGGCACCTAATATCATGTTTGATAGTTTAAACAATTTCAGATATGCACCAGCAATTCCAGGTATTCCTGGCAGCGTATCAATGGGTAACGGTTTTGCTTCTCCTCACTCTTATGGTTTTAACCCTCAAACTATAGGAGTCTCTGGACAGGCTCGAGAACCAGATGAGCCTATGTCAGACTATGGAAGTGGTGGTGTTAATGAGGCACCTATGTTTAGCAGGACTCAAACTGATAGTTGTGTCAACAAATCATTTCAGTCCTTTGGTCTATGCTACCCTTATGACACTGACCATACCAAGAAACTATTTTCGTCTGATGTCAATCCAGACACTCCTTTTATGTCAGATGTCACTTACTCTGCTTCAGAGCACTTTGCAAATGCTCAGAAGTCGGAGCTCCCTTCACTCCAATATCAAGAGACTGGACTAGGTGTCTGGGATCCTGCACCTGAATCATTCGATTCTTTGGTCCAGTCTCCTCTACCAGGCCCACTCCCATCGCATTGTCCTTCGCCAGGGAGCAGTGGCCTTTTAGaagatttaatttatgaagCTATGGCTCTGGGAAGGTCGGAGAATCAATCTTCCGCCTTGGCAACTCCATCTAACGTCAGCCATGGAGAAGTAACAGATGGTTCTGCCCTTAGAACATGCTCCACAGAGTTCAAAGGCTGTATTGATCGCAATTCTCCATCAGGTAACTCAATGGGGTCCCTTTTCAACAGGTACACTCCTACCACTGGAAAGTCATTGGAAGACGATGTGACTA TGCACCATGTGAAGTCAGAAGTGTTCGATCCAAGTTGGATCCTGGATGGTGAAAGCAAAGTGGACTATTTGAGACCGGATGCTATGCTTGGATCATGCTGGGTCGAGCAGAGTGGACCGGCTTCGAAGCAGAGGGGCTCGATGGCAGCTCTTCTGGGGGACACTTCTGCTTCTGCTTCAACTCGGGGCTTTACTTCGTGCTCATGGAATAACTTGCCGCCGGTCTGCCAAATCTCCGACATTCCATGA
- the LOC121746914 gene encoding transcription factor GAMYB-like isoform X2 produces the protein MGNSSTAESEDGVLSADSPLSNDGDNFGGSSSGGIVLKKGPWTAAEDAILVEYVKKHGEGNWNAVQKHTGLARCGKSCRLRWANHLRPNLKKGAFTSEEERIIIELHAKMGNKWARMAAHLPGRTDNEIKNYWNTRIKRRQRAGLSLYPPDLCLQSLPENQQQLSSPRIYDGDKACDILQSNGYWAPNIMFDSLNNFRYAPAIPGIPGSVSMGNGFASPHSYGFNPQTIGVSGQAREPDEPMSDYGSGGVNEAPMFSRTQTDSCVNKSFQSFGLCYPYDTDHTKKLFSSDVNPDTPFMSDVTYSASEHFANAQKSELPSLQYQETGLGVWDPAPESFDSLVQSPLPGPLPSHCPSPGSSGLLEDLIYEAMALGRSENQSSALATPSNVSHGEVTDGSALRTCSTEFKGCIDRNSPSGNSMGSLFNRYTPTTGKSLEDDVTMHHVKSEVFDPSWILDGESKVDYLRPDAMLGSCWVEQSGPASKQRGSMAALLGDTSASASTRGFTSCSWNNLPPVCQISDIP, from the exons ATGGGCAACAGCAGTACTGCTGAGAGTGAAGATGGCGTGCTCTCTGCTGATTCACCTCTGAGTAACGATGGCGATAATTTTGGTGGAAGCTCTAGTGGGGGCATTGTTCTGAAGAAAGGGCCGTGGACAGCAGCTGAGGATGCGATTTTAGTCGAGTACGTGAAGAAGCATGGAGAAGGAAATTGGAATGCAGTTCAGAAGCATACCGGGCTTGCACGTTGTGGTAAAAGCTGCCGGTTGAGGTGGGCTAATCACTTGAGACCTAACCTGAAAAAAGGAGCATTTACATCAGAAGAAGAGCGGATTATAATCGAGCTTCATGCCAAAATGGGGAACAAATGGGCGCGAATGGCAGCACAC TTGCCAGGGAGGACAGACAATGAGATAAAGAACTATTGGAATACTCGAATAAAAAGGCGTCAACGTGCCGGTTTATCCCTTTATCCTCCTGATTTATGCCTACAATCGCTTCCAGAGAATCAGCAACAACTTAGTTCGCCCAGGATATATGATGGAGATAAAGCATGTGATATTTTGCAAAGTAATGGTTACTGGGCACCTAATATCATGTTTGATAGTTTAAACAATTTCAGATATGCACCAGCAATTCCAGGTATTCCTGGCAGCGTATCAATGGGTAACGGTTTTGCTTCTCCTCACTCTTATGGTTTTAACCCTCAAACTATAGGAGTCTCTGGACAGGCTCGAGAACCAGATGAGCCTATGTCAGACTATGGAAGTGGTGGTGTTAATGAGGCACCTATGTTTAGCAGGACTCAAACTGATAGTTGTGTCAACAAATCATTTCAGTCCTTTGGTCTATGCTACCCTTATGACACTGACCATACCAAGAAACTATTTTCGTCTGATGTCAATCCAGACACTCCTTTTATGTCAGATGTCACTTACTCTGCTTCAGAGCACTTTGCAAATGCTCAGAAGTCGGAGCTCCCTTCACTCCAATATCAAGAGACTGGACTAGGTGTCTGGGATCCTGCACCTGAATCATTCGATTCTTTGGTCCAGTCTCCTCTACCAGGCCCACTCCCATCGCATTGTCCTTCGCCAGGGAGCAGTGGCCTTTTAGaagatttaatttatgaagCTATGGCTCTGGGAAGGTCGGAGAATCAATCTTCCGCCTTGGCAACTCCATCTAACGTCAGCCATGGAGAAGTAACAGATGGTTCTGCCCTTAGAACATGCTCCACAGAGTTCAAAGGCTGTATTGATCGCAATTCTCCATCAGGTAACTCAATGGGGTCCCTTTTCAACAGGTACACTCCTACCACTGGAAAGTCATTGGAAGACGATGTGACTA TGCACCATGTGAAGTCAGAAGTGTTCGATCCAAGTTGGATCCTGGATGGTGAAAGCAAAGTGGACTATTTGAGACCGGATGCTATGCTTGGATCATGCTGGGTCGAGCAGAGTGGACCGGCTTCGAAGCAGAGGGGCTCGATGGCAGCTCTTCTGGGGGACACTTCTGCTTCTGCTTCAACTCGGGGCTTTACTTCGTGCTCATGGAATAACTTGCCGCCGGTCTGCCAAATCTCCGACATTCCATGA